The following proteins are encoded in a genomic region of Methylobacterium tardum:
- a CDS encoding HWE histidine kinase domain-containing protein, which yields MRDRNATQRVPTDAGLLLAAVEASGEAVLITSAALEEPGPRIEYVNPAFTRMTGYNAEEVLGLNPRLLQGSGTDRAVIDRMRAALAAGEPFQGEAVNYRKDGSTYTVEWLITPVRDPDGRIGHWVSAQRDVTERHAAEESQGLLVRELHHRVRNTLATVQAVLNASLRSPMGLADFRQVFTGRIASLAKTHTLITDARTQTVSFEGLLRTELEAYLEPGRSRVSLQGPQVPLASELAVPVGMALHELTVNAIRHGALADPDGRLEVTWTVDESPAGPVLRWTWDEHDGPPVALPSREGFGMELLNGLLTYRLKGKVDVAFDPDGLRVSAAVLLPRVR from the coding sequence GTGCGGGATCGGAACGCGACGCAACGGGTTCCGACGGATGCCGGTCTCCTGCTCGCCGCGGTCGAGGCCAGCGGGGAAGCCGTACTCATCACCTCCGCCGCGCTCGAAGAACCCGGTCCGCGCATCGAGTACGTGAACCCAGCCTTCACCCGCATGACCGGCTACAATGCGGAAGAGGTCCTGGGACTGAATCCCCGCCTCCTCCAAGGCTCGGGGACGGACCGCGCCGTCATCGACCGGATGCGCGCGGCGCTCGCGGCCGGCGAACCGTTCCAGGGCGAGGCCGTGAACTACCGCAAGGATGGTTCGACCTACACGGTCGAATGGCTGATCACGCCCGTGCGCGACCCCGACGGGCGGATCGGCCACTGGGTCTCGGCGCAGCGCGACGTCACAGAAAGGCACGCGGCGGAGGAAAGCCAGGGCCTGCTCGTCCGCGAACTCCATCACCGCGTCAGGAACACCCTCGCGACCGTCCAGGCGGTGCTCAACGCGAGCCTGCGCTCGCCGATGGGGCTGGCGGACTTCCGGCAGGTGTTCACCGGCCGCATCGCCTCGCTGGCCAAGACCCACACCCTGATCACCGACGCGCGGACGCAGACCGTGTCGTTCGAGGGACTGCTCCGGACGGAACTTGAGGCTTACCTGGAGCCGGGCCGCTCGCGCGTGTCGCTGCAGGGACCCCAGGTTCCGCTCGCGTCCGAGCTGGCGGTCCCGGTCGGGATGGCGCTGCACGAGTTGACCGTCAACGCCATCCGGCACGGCGCGCTTGCCGACCCGGACGGTCGCCTGGAGGTGACCTGGACGGTCGACGAGAGCCCTGCCGGACCGGTCCTGCGCTGGACCTGGGACGAGCATGACGGGCCGCCCGTGGCGCTGCCGAGCCGGGAGGGTTTCGGCATGGAATTGCTCAACGGGTTGCTGACGTACCGTCTCAAGGGGAAGGTCGACGTCGCCTTCGACCCGGACGGCCTGAGGGTGAGCGCCGCCGTCTTGCTGCCGCGCGTGCGGTGA
- a CDS encoding MucR family transcriptional regulator — protein MRNQERRAPAGAIDTSCRIVSAYVAANAVPASRLPDLIVEVHAALASRWPIVAAGRPSSGVESPLGGRPTLAQVRASLGPGGIKSFETGKRYTSLKRHLGSLGLTPDAYRRKWGLPPDYPMVCPAYSALRADIAKSIGLGKRYA, from the coding sequence ATGAGGAACCAAGAGCGGCGCGCCCCAGCGGGCGCGATCGATACGTCGTGCCGTATCGTCAGCGCCTACGTGGCCGCGAACGCGGTGCCGGCGAGCCGGCTCCCGGACCTGATCGTCGAGGTCCACGCCGCGCTCGCGAGCCGGTGGCCCATCGTGGCGGCCGGAAGACCGTCCTCCGGTGTGGAGTCGCCCCTCGGCGGGCGGCCGACCCTGGCGCAGGTCCGAGCATCGCTGGGACCCGGCGGGATCAAAAGCTTTGAGACCGGCAAGCGCTACACCTCGCTCAAGCGCCATCTCGGCAGTCTCGGCCTCACCCCTGACGCATACCGTCGGAAGTGGGGACTGCCGCCCGACTATCCCATGGTCTGCCCGGCCTACTCCGCCCTACGCGCCGACATCGCGAAGTCCATCGGACTCGGGAAGCGATATGCATGA
- a CDS encoding LuxR C-terminal-related transcriptional regulator, whose translation MPRVAGQAVIADDDPFFRIALASILTGHLGLDGVHQAGSLDEALETLAEQPDVRVALFDLAMPGMESAASLSAVRECFPEVLTVVVSGSTDREDVFLALRAGVHGFVPKGTSVEELIQALGMVFDGFVYVPAFVTRVPGEGAPTAPAAWREAARDPTAALTPRQRQVLDLIVAGQSNKEIARSLALGEGTVKIHVAALLKALGVANRSAAAAWGGANLGRVRTSP comes from the coding sequence ATGCCACGCGTCGCAGGCCAAGCCGTCATCGCCGACGACGACCCGTTCTTCCGGATCGCCCTCGCGAGCATCCTCACCGGCCATCTCGGGCTTGACGGCGTCCATCAGGCCGGCTCGCTCGACGAAGCCCTGGAGACGCTGGCGGAGCAGCCGGACGTCCGGGTCGCGCTGTTCGACCTCGCCATGCCCGGGATGGAGAGCGCCGCCAGCCTCTCGGCGGTGCGCGAGTGTTTCCCGGAGGTCCTGACGGTCGTGGTCTCGGGCTCGACCGACCGCGAGGACGTTTTCCTCGCCCTGCGGGCCGGGGTGCACGGCTTCGTACCCAAGGGTACCTCGGTCGAGGAGCTGATCCAGGCCTTGGGAATGGTGTTCGACGGCTTCGTCTACGTGCCCGCCTTCGTGACCCGGGTGCCCGGCGAGGGCGCGCCGACGGCGCCGGCCGCTTGGCGGGAAGCCGCCCGCGACCCGACCGCCGCCCTCACGCCGCGCCAGCGCCAGGTGCTCGACCTGATCGTCGCCGGGCAGTCGAACAAGGAGATCGCCCGCTCGCTCGCCCTCGGGGAGGGCACGGTCAAGATCCACGTCGCCGCGCTCCTCAAGGCACTCGGCGTCGCCAACAGGTCCGCCGCAGCGGCCTGGGGCGGGGCCAACCTCGGTCGAGTGCGAACGTCGCCATAG